TCTGCGTGCGTTCGACGGCGCCGGTCCCGACGCACCGTGTGGGTCCTGCCGGCGTCGCCGGCCGCGGGCCGGTAGCTTCAACGGACGAACCGGTGAACACCCACAGTGTGAGCCTCCCATCCCACACCCTGCCGAGCGGCGACGACCTCCCCGCGCTCGGGCTGGGGACGTACGGACTCGACGACGACGAGACGGAGACGAGCGTCCGCGCGGCGCTCGACGCCGGCTACACCCACGTCGACACGGCGGAGGGGTACCGCAACGAGGCGGTCATCGGCGACGTGCTCGCCGACTACGACCGCGACGACGTGTTCCTCACCTCGAAGGTGCTGGCGAAGAACCTGAACTACGAGAACGTGATCCGGTCGTGTGAGGCGTCGCTGGAGCGCCTCGGCACCGACTACCTCGACCTCTATCTGATCCACTGGCCGAACCCGGCCGTCTCCCTCCGGGAGACGCTCGACGCGATGGCTCGCCTCCACGAGCGCGGGCTGGTCCGCAACGTCGGCGTCTCCAACTTCAGCGCCTACCAGTTGAGCTGTGCCCACCACATCACGGACGTCCCCATCGCCGTCAACCAGATCGAGTTCCACCCGTGGTTCCAGCGGCCGGATCTGGTCGACTACTGCCACGAGTCGGACACCGTGATCGAGGCGTCGTCGCCGCTGGCACGCGCCGAGGTGTTCGACGACGAGGTCGTCCGCGACCTCGCCGAGACGTACGACAAGTCGCCCGCACAAGTCGTGTTGCGGTGGGCGCTCGACCGCGACGCCGTCGTGCTCCCGCGCTCGGCGACCCCCGAGCACGTCCGGGCGAACGCGGACCTCGACTGGTCGCTCGACGACACCGACCGCCGGCGACTCGACGAGCGCGACCGCGACGAGCCGGTGTACGACACGCCGACGCGCGACTGGACCCGGGAGACGTACGGCATCGAGCGGTAAGCCGTCCGAAACCGATATACTGGTCGCCGGAGCTACCCTCCGCATGGGGCTGTTGGTGCCGTACGACGGGTCCGCCCTGTCCAAGGCCGCACTGATCCGCGCAGAGCAGTTCGACGCTATCCTCGACGAGGGCGTGACCGCCCTCACCGTGATCCCCGAGAGCAACAGGCAGTACGCGCGCGATCGCGGCTGGATCGGACCGGACGAGACGTACACGCGCGCGGCGGTCGTGGCGAACCTCGAACGGTCGGTGTCTGCGATCTCGCCGAACGCCGTGTTCGAGTTCGTCACGGTCGGCCGGTCGGCCCCCTACGGCACGATTGCGAACCGCATCCGTCGGTACGCCCGCGACGCCGACGTCAGCATCCTGTTCCTCGGCAGCGAGAACGCCGGGCGGATGGTCGGCTCCTGAGCGTCGGATCGGCGGTCGCCTCGGGCGGCGGCTACGACACGATGATCGTCTCCCAGCCGGTGCCGTCGAAGATCGAGGCACTGGAGGAGGCGTTCCCCAGCGAGGGGATCCTCCGGAGTGAGACAGAGTCGGGCGCGAAGCTCAGTCGGTGAGTTCGACGACGGCTCCCGACTCGGCGGACTCGTAGATCGCATCGAGCGTCCGGGCGTCACCGAGCGCGTGCTCGCCGTCCGGGTGGAACGGCTCGCCGGCCAGCAGGTGGTGGCCGAAGTAGGCGAACTCCGCTTCGGGTTGGTGGACCTGCTCGAAGTCGACATCGGCGCGGGTGCCGCCGCGGACGACCGCGAACCCGCGGTCCTCGCGCTCGTAGAACGCCGGGTCGAGGATCGCCCGCCCCTCGGTGCCGACCACTTCGAAGCGGCTGGCGTGTTGGGCGTTCTGGCTCACCGAACACATCGCCTCGACGCCGTCGGGGAACGTGAGCCGGTAGCTGGCGTGTTCGTCGACACCCGCGAACGCCTCGTGTTCGGTCCGGGTGGTGCCGAACACGCGCGTCGGCTCCGCGTCGAGCACGAACCGCGTCGTGTTGAGCGGGTAGACGCCGATGTCCATGAGCGCACAGCCGCCCGACAACGCCGGGTCGAGGCGCCACTGGTCGTGGTCGGTCGACAGCTCCCCGAGCATCGTCTGCGACATCGTCGCGTGGACGTGGACGACGTCGCCGAGCACGCCGGCGTCGAGCAGGTCCTTCAGCCGGCGGACCGCCGGGTCGGTCTGCATCCGGTAGCCGACCATGAGCGGGACGCCGGCGTCGTCGCAGGCGGCGACGAGCCGTTCGGCGCGCTCGGGCGTCGACTCCACCGGCTTCTCGCACAGCACCGCCTTCCCCTGCTCGGCGGCCGCCTCGACGTAGCCGAGGTGGGTCGCGTTCGGCGTCGCGACGTACACCGCGTCGTACTCGTCGGCGACCGCCCCCGAGCGGAGTTCCTCGGGCGCGACGCCGGTCAGGTCGCGGGCGGCGGCGACGGACTCGGTCGTCTCCGGGTCGACGTCGCAGACGACCGTCGCCTCCGTGTACGCCGAGCGCGCGATGCCGGGGAGCGCCCACTCGCGGGCGAACCAGCCGAGCCCGACGACGGCGATCCGGACGGGGTCGTCCACGGTGTCGGGGTCGAGCGTCTCCCAGTCGCGTCGGGTGAAGTCGTCGAGGTACGCGGCCAGATCGGTGTCCATGTCGACCGGTCGACGGGGCCGGGGCGAATAACTCCGGCGACGGCGGCCGAGCCGGCGCAGCTCCCGGAAGCGCTATCACGGCCACTTGCGACCGGACGGGCGTGACCGACACGACCGCACGGATCGGCGTCCTCGGCGGGATGAGCAGCCAGTCGACGGTGGAGTACTACCGCGGTCTCGACGCCGGCGTCAACGACGCCCGCGGCGGCCACCACGCCGCCGACCTTGCGATCCGCAGCGTCGACTTCGGGCGGATCGAGGCGTTCATCCGCGAAGAGCGGTGGACGGCGGCGGGGGAGTTCCTCGCGGCGGCGGCCGGCGATCTGGAGGCCGCCGGCGCCGACGTCGTGCTCATGGCGACGAACACGATGCACCGGGTCGCCCCGGCGATCGAGGCGGCGCTGTCGGTGCCGTTCGTCCACATCGTCGACCCGACCGCGGCGGCGGTTCGGGAGGCGGGGCTGGACACCGTCGGCGTGCTCGGCACGGCGCCGGTGATGGAGGGCGAGTTCTACGCCGACCGGTTCGCCGACCACGGCGTCGACGTGCTCGTGCCGGACGCGGACGACCGCGCGCTGGTCGACGAGGTGATCTTCGAGGAGTTGACCAGAGGCGAGATCCGCGACCGCTCCCGCGACGCCTACCTCCGCGTGATCGACGAGTTGGCCGCCGCGGGCGCCGAGGGGGTCGTGCTCGGCTGTACCGAGATCGAACTGCTGGTCGACCCGGCCGACACCGACGTGCCGCTGTTCGACACGACCGCCCTCCACGTCGAGCGCGGCGTCGAGGTGGCGCTGTCGGGCGTGGACGCGGCGGTCGACGCCTGAACCCCGCGATCCGTCGGCGCCGGGGGCCGGCCGACGGCGGGTGAAAGGGTTTACACCCAGTCCGTCGACGTTCGATCGTGAACGACGTCTACCTCGTCGGCGCCGGCCAGTCCGACTACGGCGCCTTCCCCGGGAAATCGTACCGCTCGCTGTTCGCGACGGCGTTCGAGGACGCTCTCGACTCCGTGGACGGCGACCTCGACCGCGCCGACGTCGACGAGGCGTTCCTCGCGACGCTCGGCGTCGGCGGGCGCCAACTCGGGTTGAGCGGCCCGGCAGTAACCGAACACGTCGGGCTAGCCGGCACGCCCTGCACCCGCGTCGAGAACGCCTGTGCCGCCGGCGGGAGCGCGATCCGGTCGGCCGTCGCGGCGATCAGAGGGGGGATGGCCGACGTCGCGCTCGCGGGCGGCGTCGAGGTGATGACCGACACGAGCGGCGACCGCACCCGCTACTGGCTCGGCGTCTCCGGCGAGACGGAGTGGGAGCGGATGGCCGGCACCACCTTCGCCGGCGTGTACGCCCAGATGGCCGACGCCCACGTCGGCGAGTACGGCACCACCCGCGAACAGCTCTCCGCGGTCGCCGTGAAGAACCACGCGAACGGCGCGGACAACCCCCACGCACACCTCGGCTTCGAGTGCTCGCTCGAACAGGCGGTCGGGGCCGCCCCGTCGCCGACCCGCTGAACCTGTACGACTGCTGTCCCACCTCCGACGGCGCGGCGGCCGTCCTCCTGGCGAGCGCCGACGTCGCCGAGGACCTCACCGACTCGCCGGTCCGGGTCACGGGGAGCGGACAGGCGAGCGGGCGCGTCGGGCTGTTCCAGCGCCCTTCGCTCACGTCGATCCCGGCGACGGAGGCCGCCGCGCGGGAGGCGTACGACGACGCCGGCGTCGGCGTCGACGACGTCGACTTCGCGGAGGTCCACGACTGCTTCTCCATCGCCGAACTGATCGCCTACGAGGATCTGGGCTTCTGCGAGCCGGGCGAGTCGGGCGCGTACGTCGAGTCGGGCGCCACCGGGCCGGACGGCGACCGCCCGGTGAACCTCTCGGGCGGGCTGAAGTCGAAGGGGCACCCGATCGGCGCGACGGGCGTCGGACAGGCGGTGGAGGTGTTCGAGCAACTGCGCGGGGAGGCGGGCGACCGACAGGTGGACGGACTGGAACGCGGACTGACGCACAACGTCGGCGGCTCCGGCGGTGCCGTCGCCGTCCACGTGTACGAGGAGGGGTGGGCGTGACCGTCCTGCTCGGGGTCAGCGCGTACGTCCCACGCTCCCGGATCGCGGCGTCGACGATCGCGGAGGCGTGGGACGGCTTCCGCGCCCGCGGGGTCGAGGAGAAGCGCGTCGCCGGCGCCGACGAGGACACCGTGACGATGGCGGTCGCGGCCGCACAGCGGGCGATCGCGGACGCGGACGTCGACCGGGCGGCGATCGGCACGCTCGCGCTCGGGACGACGACGCCGCCGGTCGACGAGGGCGACGTGGGCGTCACCGTCTCCGAGATCCTCGGACTGGAGGCTAGCGTCGACGTCCGGACGGCCACGCAGTCGACCCGCGCCGGAACGCGAGCGCTGCGGACGGCCGTCGAGTCGACGGGTACGGCGGTTGCGGTCGCCAGCGACGCCCCGCTCGGCGCGCCCGACGACGCCGTCGACCACGCGGCCGGCGCGGGGGCGGTCGCGGTCGTCGCCGGCGACGGCGAGGTCCCGACCGACTCGGTCGAGGGCGACCGCCCGACCGTGACCGGGACGGCCACCTACGGCCGGGAGTACCCCGGGACGCGGTTCCGACGGCGCGGCGCGGAGACGGTCGAGACGTACGGGGCCGCCGCCTACGAGCGGGAGGCGTACACGTCGACGCTCGCGGGGGCGTACGCCGCGCTGTCGGACCCGCCGACCGACGTGGCGCCGACGGCGCCCGACGGGAGCCTCCCCGGCCGGGCCGGTCGCGCGATCGACGGAGCGACGGTTCACCACCTCGCCGACGAGTTGGGCGACACGGGCGCGGCAAGCCCCCTGTTCGGCCTGCTCGCCGCGTGGGAGGCGGGGGCCGACAGCGTCGCCGTGCTCGGCTACGGCGACGGCGCCGGCGTCGACGCGGTCGCCATCGAGGGGACGCGGTCGGTCGAGTGGCGTCGCCCCGCGAGCGACCTCACGTACGCCGAGTACCTCCGGACGCGCGGCCACGTGCTGCCCTCGGGGGGTGACCGCTGATGGGGGCGTACCTCTCGCTGCCGACGTGGTGGCGGAGCCTGGACTCCCGTTACCGGCTGGTCATCGGTGAGTGTTCGGCCTGCGGCGGCTACACGTTCCCCGCCGAGGGCGCGTGCGTCGAGTGCGACGCGGTCGACA
The sequence above is a segment of the Halobaculum lipolyticum genome. Coding sequences within it:
- a CDS encoding aldo/keto reductase: MSLPSHTLPSGDDLPALGLGTYGLDDDETETSVRAALDAGYTHVDTAEGYRNEAVIGDVLADYDRDDVFLTSKVLAKNLNYENVIRSCEASLERLGTDYLDLYLIHWPNPAVSLRETLDAMARLHERGLVRNVGVSNFSAYQLSCAHHITDVPIAVNQIEFHPWFQRPDLVDYCHESDTVIEASSPLARAEVFDDEVVRDLAETYDKSPAQVVLRWALDRDAVVLPRSATPEHVRANADLDWSLDDTDRRRLDERDRDEPVYDTPTRDWTRETYGIER
- a CDS encoding universal stress protein; translated protein: MGLLVPYDGSALSKAALIRAEQFDAILDEGVTALTVIPESNRQYARDRGWIGPDETYTRAAVVANLERSVSAISPNAVFEFVTVGRSAPYGTIANRIRRYARDADVSILFLGSENAGRMVGS
- the gfo6 gene encoding D-xylose 1-dehydrogenase Gfo6 gives rise to the protein MDTDLAAYLDDFTRRDWETLDPDTVDDPVRIAVVGLGWFAREWALPGIARSAYTEATVVCDVDPETTESVAAARDLTGVAPEELRSGAVADEYDAVYVATPNATHLGYVEAAAEQGKAVLCEKPVESTPERAERLVAACDDAGVPLMVGYRMQTDPAVRRLKDLLDAGVLGDVVHVHATMSQTMLGELSTDHDQWRLDPALSGGCALMDIGVYPLNTTRFVLDAEPTRVFGTTRTEHEAFAGVDEHASYRLTFPDGVEAMCSVSQNAQHASRFEVVGTEGRAILDPAFYEREDRGFAVVRGGTRADVDFEQVHQPEAEFAYFGHHLLAGEPFHPDGEHALGDARTLDAIYESAESGAVVELTD
- a CDS encoding aspartate/glutamate racemase family protein, with translation MSSQSTVEYYRGLDAGVNDARGGHHAADLAIRSVDFGRIEAFIREERWTAAGEFLAAAAGDLEAAGADVVLMATNTMHRVAPAIEAALSVPFVHIVDPTAAAVREAGLDTVGVLGTAPVMEGEFYADRFADHGVDVLVPDADDRALVDEVIFEELTRGEIRDRSRDAYLRVIDELAAAGAEGVVLGCTEIELLVDPADTDVPLFDTTALHVERGVEVALSGVDAAVDA